In one window of Pseudomonas sp. IAC-BECa141 DNA:
- the fadD1 gene encoding long-chain-fatty-acid--CoA ligase FadD1, protein MIEDFWKDKYPAGIAADINPDEYPNIQAVLKQSCQRFADKPAFSNLGKTITYGELYELSGAFAAYLQQHTDLQPGDRIAVQLPNVLQYPVAVFGAIRAGLIVVNTNPLYTAREMEHQFNDSGAKALVCLANMAHLAEAVVPKTGVKHVIVTEVADLLPPIKRLLINSVIKYVKKMVPAYHLPKAVKFNDVLSKGQGQPVAEANPDSGDVAVLQYTGGTTGVAKGAMLTHRNLVANMLQCKALMGSNLNEGCEILITPLPLYHIYAFTFHCMAMMLIGNHNILISNPRDLPAMVKELSKWKFSGFVGLNTLFVALCNNEGFRKLDFSALKVTLSGGMALQLAAAERWKAVTGCPICEGYGMTETSPVATVNPIQNIQIGTIGIPVPSTLCKVVDDAGVEQPLGEIGELCVKGPQVMKGYWQRQEATDEMLDSEGWLKTGDIALIQPDGYMRIVDRKKDMILVSGFNVYPNELEDVLAALPGVLQCAAIGIPDEKSGEAIKIFIVAKPGVTLTKEQVMEHMRANVTGYKVPRSVEFRDALPTTNVGKILRRELRDEELKKIKAKSAA, encoded by the coding sequence ATGATCGAAGACTTTTGGAAGGATAAGTACCCCGCTGGAATTGCTGCCGACATCAATCCAGACGAGTACCCGAATATTCAGGCAGTGTTGAAGCAATCCTGCCAACGCTTCGCCGACAAACCGGCGTTCAGCAACCTGGGCAAGACCATCACCTACGGTGAACTGTACGAATTGTCCGGTGCGTTTGCCGCTTATCTGCAACAGCATACCGATTTGCAGCCAGGTGATCGAATCGCCGTGCAACTGCCCAACGTGTTGCAGTACCCGGTCGCCGTCTTCGGTGCGATCCGTGCCGGGCTGATCGTGGTCAACACCAACCCGCTGTACACCGCGCGGGAAATGGAACACCAATTCAACGACTCCGGTGCCAAGGCGCTGGTGTGCCTGGCGAACATGGCGCATCTGGCCGAAGCCGTGGTGCCGAAAACCGGCGTCAAGCACGTCATCGTCACTGAAGTCGCGGATCTGCTGCCGCCGATCAAGCGCCTGCTTATCAACAGCGTCATCAAGTACGTGAAGAAAATGGTGCCGGCCTATCACCTGCCCAAAGCCGTCAAGTTCAATGACGTACTGAGCAAGGGCCAGGGCCAGCCGGTCGCCGAAGCCAATCCTGACAGCGGCGACGTCGCGGTGCTGCAATACACCGGCGGCACCACCGGCGTGGCCAAGGGCGCGATGCTCACCCACCGCAACCTCGTCGCCAACATGCTGCAGTGCAAGGCGCTGATGGGCTCCAACCTCAATGAAGGTTGCGAGATCCTGATCACCCCGCTGCCGCTGTACCACATCTATGCGTTCACCTTTCATTGCATGGCGATGATGCTGATCGGCAACCACAACATCCTGATCAGCAACCCGCGCGACCTGCCGGCGATGGTCAAGGAACTGTCGAAGTGGAAGTTCAGCGGCTTCGTCGGCCTCAACACGTTGTTCGTGGCCCTGTGCAACAACGAAGGCTTCCGCAAGCTGGATTTCTCGGCGCTGAAAGTCACCCTGTCCGGCGGCATGGCCCTGCAACTGGCCGCGGCAGAGCGCTGGAAAGCGGTCACCGGTTGCCCGATCTGCGAAGGTTACGGCATGACCGAAACCAGCCCGGTGGCCACGGTCAACCCGATCCAGAACATCCAGATCGGCACCATCGGCATTCCAGTGCCGTCGACCCTGTGCAAAGTCGTCGACGATGCCGGCGTCGAGCAGCCGCTGGGCGAAATCGGCGAGCTGTGCGTCAAGGGCCCGCAAGTGATGAAGGGCTACTGGCAGCGTCAGGAAGCCACCGATGAAATGCTCGACAGCGAAGGCTGGTTGAAGACCGGTGACATCGCGCTGATCCAGCCGGACGGCTACATGCGCATTGTCGATCGCAAGAAAGACATGATCCTGGTCTCGGGTTTCAACGTGTACCCGAACGAGCTGGAAGACGTGCTGGCGGCCCTGCCGGGCGTGTTGCAGTGCGCGGCCATCGGCATTCCGGACGAGAAATCCGGCGAGGCGATCAAGATCTTCATCGTCGCCAAACCGGGCGTCACCCTGACCAAGGAACAGGTGATGGAGCACATGCGCGCCAACGTCACCGGCTACAAGGTGCCGCGTTCGGTGGAATTCCGCGATGCGCTGCCGACCACCAACGTCGGCAAGATCCTGCGTCGCGAACTGCGCGACGAAGAGCTGAAAAAGATCAAGGCGAAGAGCGCCGCATAA
- the fadD2 gene encoding long-chain-fatty-acid--CoA ligase FadD2: MQPDFWNDKRPAGVPLDIDAGEFKSVIEVFERSCKKFADRPAFSNMGVTLTYAELERQSAAFAGYLQTHTDLAPGDRIAVQMPNVLHYPIAVFGALRAGLIVVNTNPLYTAREMRHQFKDSGARALVYLNIFGQKVQEVLPDTDIQYLIEAKMGDLMPTAKGWLVNTVVSKVKKMVPAYSLPQAISFKSALRMGRGLGIKPLKVGLDDIAVLQYTGGTTGLAKGAMLTHGNLVANMQQVRACLGQFGSDGQPLLREGQEVMIAPLPLYHIYAFTANCMCMMVSGNHNVLITNPRDIGGFIKELKNWKFSALLGLNTLFVALMDHPDFKTLDFSTLKLTNSGGTALVKATAERWEKITGCRITEGYGLTETSPVACTNPYGELSRIGTVGLPVPGTRLKVINDDGVEQPLGERGELCIKGPQIMKGYWQKPEATAEVLDAEGWFKSGDIAVIDPDGFVRIVDRKKDMIIVSGFNVYPNEIEDVVMAHPKVANCAVIGVPDERSGEAVKLFVVARETGVSLEELKAYCKENFTAYKVPKHIVLRESLPMTPVGKILRRELRDIA, encoded by the coding sequence ATGCAACCTGATTTCTGGAATGACAAACGCCCGGCGGGCGTACCCCTGGACATCGACGCGGGTGAATTCAAGTCGGTGATCGAGGTGTTCGAGCGTTCCTGCAAGAAATTCGCTGATCGCCCGGCGTTCAGCAACATGGGCGTGACCCTGACCTACGCCGAGCTGGAGCGCCAGAGCGCCGCGTTCGCCGGTTATCTGCAAACCCACACCGATCTGGCACCGGGGGATCGCATCGCGGTGCAGATGCCCAACGTCCTGCATTATCCGATCGCCGTGTTCGGCGCGTTGCGCGCCGGGCTGATCGTGGTCAACACCAACCCGCTGTACACCGCGCGCGAGATGCGTCATCAGTTCAAGGACTCCGGCGCCCGGGCGCTGGTGTACCTGAACATATTCGGCCAGAAAGTCCAGGAAGTGCTGCCGGACACCGACATTCAATATCTGATCGAAGCGAAGATGGGCGACCTGATGCCTACCGCCAAGGGCTGGCTGGTCAACACCGTGGTCAGCAAAGTGAAGAAAATGGTCCCGGCGTATTCGCTGCCCCAGGCGATTTCCTTCAAGAGCGCGTTGCGCATGGGCCGGGGCCTGGGCATCAAGCCGCTGAAGGTCGGTCTGGATGACATCGCCGTGCTGCAATACACCGGCGGCACCACCGGCCTGGCCAAGGGCGCGATGCTGACCCACGGCAATCTGGTGGCGAACATGCAGCAGGTGCGCGCCTGTCTCGGTCAGTTCGGCAGCGACGGCCAGCCGCTGTTGCGCGAAGGGCAGGAGGTGATGATCGCGCCGCTGCCGCTGTACCACATCTATGCGTTCACCGCGAATTGCATGTGCATGATGGTGTCGGGCAACCACAACGTACTGATCACCAACCCGCGTGACATCGGCGGCTTTATCAAGGAGCTGAAGAACTGGAAGTTCTCGGCGCTGCTGGGGCTCAACACACTGTTCGTTGCGTTGATGGATCATCCGGACTTCAAGACCCTGGATTTCTCCACTCTCAAGCTCACTAACTCCGGCGGCACCGCGCTGGTCAAGGCCACCGCCGAACGTTGGGAGAAGATCACCGGTTGCCGCATCACCGAAGGCTACGGCCTGACCGAAACCTCGCCGGTAGCCTGTACCAACCCGTACGGCGAGCTGTCTCGGATCGGCACGGTCGGCCTGCCAGTGCCGGGCACCCGGTTGAAAGTCATCAATGACGACGGCGTCGAACAGCCTTTGGGCGAACGCGGCGAACTCTGCATCAAGGGCCCGCAGATCATGAAGGGCTACTGGCAGAAACCCGAGGCTACCGCCGAGGTGCTGGACGCGGAGGGCTGGTTCAAGTCCGGCGACATCGCGGTGATCGATCCGGACGGGTTCGTGCGCATCGTCGACCGCAAGAAAGACATGATCATCGTCTCCGGTTTCAACGTGTACCCGAACGAGATCGAAGACGTGGTGATGGCTCACCCGAAAGTCGCCAACTGCGCAGTGATCGGCGTACCGGACGAACGCTCCGGGGAGGCGGTGAAGCTGTTCGTGGTGGCGCGGGAAACCGGCGTGAGCCTGGAAGAGCTGAAGGCCTACTGCAAAGAGAATTTCACGGCGTACAAGGTGCCAAAACACATCGTGCTGCGTGAGTCGTTGCCGATGACGCCTGTCGGGAAAATTCTGCGGCGGGAGTTGCGCGATATCGCCTGA
- a CDS encoding alpha/beta hydrolase yields MIHDTFWLDASDRSRLYVNLWLPNTPLKALILLAHGMAEHSGRYARLAEAFCAEGYGVYAPDQRGHGKTADHGTLGHFADDDGWCKVVGDIASLNQFLGQRHPGVPIVLLGHSMGSYIAQAYLLHHSASLHGAILSGSNFQPVALYRAARQIARFEKLRQGPKGRSALIEWLSFGSFNKAFKPARTPFDWLSRDPAEVDKYATDPLCGFRCTNQLWIDLLGGLQQISKASNLAQIDPGLPLLVIGGECDPVSEGKRLTDLANALRAAGSQNLQLKIYPQARHELFNESNREEVTADVLTWIDQALSHRRPHRSE; encoded by the coding sequence ATGATCCACGACACCTTCTGGCTGGACGCGAGTGACCGCAGCCGCCTCTACGTCAACCTGTGGCTGCCGAACACGCCGCTGAAGGCGCTGATTCTGCTGGCCCACGGCATGGCGGAACACAGTGGCCGCTACGCACGCCTGGCAGAGGCCTTCTGTGCCGAGGGCTACGGTGTGTATGCGCCCGATCAGCGTGGCCATGGCAAAACCGCCGATCATGGGACGCTGGGGCATTTCGCCGATGATGATGGCTGGTGCAAAGTGGTTGGCGATATCGCCAGCCTCAACCAGTTCCTCGGCCAGCGTCATCCGGGGGTGCCGATCGTGCTGCTCGGGCACAGCATGGGCAGCTATATTGCCCAAGCGTATCTGCTGCATCACAGCGCCAGCCTGCACGGCGCAATTCTCAGCGGATCGAATTTCCAGCCGGTCGCGCTGTACCGCGCGGCCCGACAGATCGCCCGGTTCGAAAAACTGCGCCAGGGCCCCAAGGGCCGCAGCGCGTTGATCGAATGGCTTTCGTTCGGCTCGTTCAACAAGGCATTCAAACCGGCACGCACGCCTTTCGACTGGCTCAGCCGCGATCCGGCCGAGGTCGACAAGTACGCCACCGATCCGCTGTGCGGCTTTCGTTGCACCAATCAGTTGTGGATCGACCTGCTCGGCGGGTTGCAGCAAATCAGCAAAGCGTCCAATCTCGCCCAAATCGATCCGGGCCTGCCGCTGCTGGTAATCGGCGGCGAATGTGATCCGGTGAGCGAAGGCAAGCGTCTGACTGATCTGGCCAACGCCTTGCGCGCGGCCGGCAGCCAGAACCTGCAACTCAAGATCTACCCGCAGGCGCGGCACGAATTGTTCAACGAGAGCAACCGCGAGGAAGTGACCGCCGATGTGCTGACCTGGATCGACCAGGCACTGAGCCATCGCCGGCCGCACCGCAGCGAATAA
- a CDS encoding MaoC family dehydratase, with protein sequence MTQVTNIPYEALEVGQTATYSKTVEERDIQLFAAMSGDHNPVHLDAEFAAASMFKERIAHGMFSGALISAAVACELPGPGTIYIGQQMSFQKPVKIGDTLTVRLEILEKLPKFRVRIATRVFNQRDELVVDGEAEILAPRKQQTVTLPTLPAISIG encoded by the coding sequence ATGACCCAGGTTACCAACATCCCTTACGAAGCCCTCGAAGTGGGCCAGACCGCGACCTACAGCAAGACCGTCGAGGAACGCGACATTCAGCTGTTCGCCGCGATGTCCGGTGACCACAACCCGGTGCACCTGGACGCCGAGTTCGCCGCCGCCAGCATGTTCAAGGAGCGCATCGCCCATGGCATGTTCAGCGGCGCGCTGATCAGTGCCGCAGTTGCTTGCGAGCTGCCTGGGCCGGGGACCATTTATATCGGCCAGCAGATGAGCTTCCAGAAGCCGGTGAAGATTGGCGACACCCTGACCGTGCGTCTGGAAATCCTCGAGAAACTGCCGAAATTCCGCGTGCGCATTGCCACCCGTGTTTTCAATCAGCGTGATGAGCTGGTGGTGGACGGCGAGGCCGAAATTCTGGCGCCGCGCAAGCAACAGACCGTTACCCTGCCGACGTTGCCGGCTATCAGCATCGGCTGA
- a CDS encoding ferritin-like domain-containing protein, producing MTDMNKEAISVLNDLIETSKDGQEGFKTCAEDIKHPELKTLFVKRSADCATAAAELQAAVRSMGGDPETSTSVSGDLHRRWVDVKAMFTGKDEEAVLNEAERGEDHALKAYREAIDKLTKIKDHGLTKIFDLVEKQYHGVQRNHDQVKVLRDQARARS from the coding sequence ATGACTGACATGAATAAAGAAGCCATCTCCGTCCTCAACGACCTGATCGAAACCAGCAAGGACGGTCAGGAAGGGTTCAAGACCTGCGCTGAAGACATCAAGCATCCAGAGCTGAAAACGCTGTTCGTGAAACGCTCCGCCGATTGCGCAACGGCTGCGGCCGAGCTGCAAGCTGCGGTGCGTTCGATGGGTGGCGATCCGGAAACCTCGACCAGCGTGAGCGGTGACTTGCACCGTCGTTGGGTCGACGTCAAAGCGATGTTCACCGGCAAGGATGAAGAAGCGGTGCTCAACGAAGCCGAGCGCGGTGAAGACCACGCCCTGAAGGCTTATCGTGAAGCGATCGATAAGCTTACCAAGATTAAAGATCACGGCCTGACAAAAATTTTTGACCTGGTCGAAAAGCAGTACCACGGTGTGCAACGCAATCACGATCAGGTGAAAGTGTTGCGTGACCAGGCCCGCGCACGCTCGTAA
- a CDS encoding DUF3820 family protein: protein MNPEKLELLITREMPFGKYKGRIIADLPGPYLNWFAREGFPHGELGGLLALMQEIDHNGLSELLEPLRAKHGKPAPRH, encoded by the coding sequence ATGAACCCTGAAAAGCTCGAACTGCTGATCACCCGCGAAATGCCCTTCGGCAAGTACAAGGGCCGGATCATTGCCGACCTGCCGGGCCCTTACCTGAACTGGTTTGCCCGGGAAGGATTTCCCCATGGCGAACTGGGCGGGCTGTTGGCGTTGATGCAGGAAATCGACCACAACGGCCTGTCGGAACTGCTCGAACCGCTGCGCGCCAAACACGGCAAACCCGCCCCGCGCCACTGA
- a CDS encoding aminotransferase class V-fold PLP-dependent enzyme: protein MPDNTRRARDEAFWQTFADRYDRHPGPVNLENGYFGRMSRTVVEEYQRNIELINNSNSIYVRQRFEQHDSFDIRAQLAELIGVRAQSVAFTHNATAGLQSLIRNYNRLQPGDQVLICDLEYDTVKGAMRWLAQYRGVEVIEIEHAHPATFDSLLATYREAFIRHPKLKLMALTHVTHRTGLVMPVQAIASLAREYGVDIILDGAHALGQIEFNLEALGIAFAGYNLHKWIGSPLTLGFIYIAPQRLADIDPDMGEMHFPAGDIRSRTPHSTPNIPALMTLPLVFEEHRSLGGAAAKGARMNYLRNLWVSAVRNLPGIEVTTPDDPRLYCGITSMRFTRHTDQQAMVERLLNDYNLFTVVRNGAACGPCIRITPSLTTTAAEIQSLILALNELR from the coding sequence ATGCCCGATAACACCCGCCGCGCCCGAGACGAAGCTTTCTGGCAAACCTTCGCCGACCGTTACGACCGCCACCCTGGCCCCGTGAATCTGGAGAACGGCTATTTCGGGCGCATGTCGCGCACCGTGGTCGAGGAGTACCAGCGCAACATCGAGCTGATCAACAACAGCAACTCGATCTACGTGCGCCAGCGTTTCGAACAGCACGACAGTTTCGACATCCGCGCGCAACTGGCCGAGTTGATCGGCGTGCGCGCGCAAAGCGTGGCGTTCACCCACAACGCCACTGCCGGCCTGCAATCGCTGATCCGCAACTACAATCGCCTGCAGCCAGGCGACCAGGTGTTGATCTGCGATCTGGAGTACGACACGGTCAAGGGCGCCATGCGCTGGCTGGCGCAGTATCGCGGAGTCGAGGTGATCGAAATCGAGCACGCCCACCCCGCCACCTTCGACAGCCTGCTGGCCACGTACCGCGAAGCCTTTATCCGCCATCCAAAGCTCAAGCTGATGGCCCTGACCCACGTCACCCACCGTACCGGGCTGGTGATGCCGGTGCAGGCCATTGCCTCGCTGGCCAGGGAGTACGGCGTCGATATCATCCTCGATGGCGCCCATGCCCTTGGCCAGATCGAGTTCAATCTTGAAGCGCTGGGCATCGCCTTTGCCGGGTACAACCTGCACAAGTGGATCGGCTCGCCGCTGACCCTCGGTTTTATTTACATCGCACCGCAGCGCCTGGCCGACATCGACCCGGACATGGGCGAGATGCATTTTCCGGCTGGCGATATCCGCTCACGCACGCCCCACAGCACGCCGAACATTCCGGCACTGATGACCCTGCCTCTGGTGTTCGAGGAGCACCGCTCACTGGGTGGCGCGGCGGCCAAAGGTGCACGGATGAATTACCTGCGCAACCTGTGGGTCAGCGCCGTGCGCAACCTGCCAGGCATCGAAGTCACGACCCCGGACGATCCGCGCCTGTATTGCGGCATCACCTCGATGCGTTTTACTCGCCATACCGACCAGCAGGCGATGGTCGAACGCCTGCTCAACGACTACAACCTGTTCACTGTCGTGCGCAACGGCGCAGCCTGCGGACCGTGCATCCGTATCACGCCGTCGCTGACCACGACGGCGGCGGAGATTCAGTCGCTGATTCTGGCGCTGAATGAGCTGCGTTAA
- a CDS encoding intradiol ring-cleavage dioxygenase: protein MSTGPEQVAGPYFRNPKLLRRNISEGAEGLPLLLRLTIVDAMTAEPVSGALVDIWHCNARGAYSGWSRVNPDLEVDVEDIGSIPRTDDDTYLRGGQFSDHKGRVRFTTIYPGFYAGRALHIHVAVRIVAGTEYLEERNVAWVGQLYFPEVVSRGVLNAKAYRGRSSLPVCNADDPYFANMGGEESTLTVWPIGRESHEDGYFGHLTIGIDTFAVSSQIKPEDFDKYTV from the coding sequence ATATCAACTGGCCCCGAGCAAGTCGCCGGGCCGTATTTTCGCAATCCCAAACTGTTGCGCCGCAACATCAGCGAAGGTGCCGAAGGCCTGCCGCTGCTGCTGCGCCTGACCATCGTCGACGCCATGACTGCCGAGCCGGTCAGCGGTGCGCTGGTGGATATCTGGCATTGCAACGCACGCGGCGCCTATTCCGGCTGGAGTCGGGTGAACCCGGATCTGGAAGTCGACGTCGAGGACATCGGCTCGATTCCGCGAACCGACGACGACACCTATCTGCGCGGCGGCCAGTTCAGCGACCACAAGGGCAGGGTGCGCTTCACCACGATCTATCCGGGGTTCTACGCCGGCCGTGCCCTGCATATTCATGTGGCGGTGCGCATCGTCGCCGGCACCGAATACCTGGAGGAGCGCAATGTGGCCTGGGTCGGGCAGTTGTATTTTCCGGAGGTGGTTTCCCGTGGCGTGCTCAATGCCAAGGCCTATCGCGGGCGCAGCTCGCTGCCGGTGTGCAACGCAGACGATCCCTACTTCGCCAACATGGGCGGTGAAGAGTCGACCCTGACGGTGTGGCCGATCGGTCGCGAGTCACACGAGGACGGTTACTTCGGCCACCTCACGATCGGCATCGACACCTTTGCGGTGTCGTCGCAGATCAAGCCCGAGGATTTCGACAAGTACACGGTTTAA
- a CDS encoding bifunctional 4-hydroxy-2-oxoglutarate aldolase/2-dehydro-3-deoxy-phosphogluconate aldolase translates to MTTPSPTVSMADKVALIDSLCAKARILPVITIAREQDVLPLADALAAGGLTALEVTLRSQFGLKAIQILREQRPELVTGAGTVLDRNMLAAAEAAGSQFIVTPGITRDLLEASVESPIPLLPGISNASGIMEGYGLGYRRFKLFPAEVSGGVAAIKALGGPFGEVKFCPTGGVGPANIKSYMALKNVMCVGGSWMLDPEWIKNGDWARIQECTAEALALLD, encoded by the coding sequence ATGACAACCCCATCCCCGACCGTTTCCATGGCGGACAAAGTTGCCCTGATCGACAGCCTCTGCGCCAAGGCGCGGATTCTGCCGGTGATCACCATCGCCCGTGAACAGGACGTGCTGCCGCTGGCCGACGCCCTGGCTGCCGGTGGTCTGACCGCGCTGGAAGTGACCCTGCGTTCGCAGTTCGGCCTCAAGGCGATCCAGATCCTGCGCGAGCAGCGCCCGGAACTGGTGACCGGTGCCGGCACCGTGCTCGACCGTAACATGCTGGCTGCGGCCGAAGCCGCCGGTTCGCAATTCATCGTCACCCCGGGGATCACTCGTGATCTGCTGGAAGCCAGCGTCGAAAGCCCGATCCCGCTGCTGCCGGGCATCAGCAATGCCTCCGGCATCATGGAAGGCTATGGCCTGGGTTATCGCCGCTTCAAGCTGTTCCCGGCTGAAGTCAGCGGCGGCGTGGCGGCAATCAAGGCCCTTGGCGGCCCGTTCGGCGAAGTGAAATTCTGCCCGACCGGCGGCGTCGGCCCTGCCAACATCAAAAGCTACATGGCGCTGAAAAACGTCATGTGCGTGGGCGGTAGCTGGATGCTTGATCCTGAGTGGATCAAGAACGGCGACTGGGCCCGCATTCAGGAATGCACTGCCGAGGCGTTGGCGCTGCTGGACTGA
- the pgl gene encoding 6-phosphogluconolactonase, whose translation MAISDVKLPEGVNAREFKSPVLLAEGLALNVAKQLSEALAARGNAVLVVSGGRSPVAFFQHLAKQELDWSKVVVTLADERWVPVEHADSNAGLLKQYLLKGPAAKAQFLSLYSAAANVEQAAEQADRLLAELPPIDVLVLGMGDDGHTASLFPDSPNLAEALQVDGTRRCWPMLAPSVPRQRLTMSRALLASAKHKILSISGQSKLTTLNAAVASNDVAAMPVRAFLQPTLDIYWCP comes from the coding sequence ATGGCGATATCTGATGTGAAACTGCCCGAGGGCGTGAATGCCCGTGAATTCAAGAGCCCGGTGTTGCTCGCCGAAGGTTTGGCGCTGAACGTCGCCAAACAGTTGAGCGAAGCACTGGCAGCGCGCGGCAACGCTGTGCTGGTGGTGTCCGGCGGTCGTAGCCCGGTGGCGTTTTTCCAGCACCTGGCCAAGCAGGAACTGGACTGGTCGAAGGTCGTCGTGACCCTCGCTGACGAACGCTGGGTACCGGTCGAACATGCCGACAGCAACGCCGGTCTGCTCAAGCAGTATCTGCTCAAGGGCCCGGCGGCAAAGGCGCAGTTCCTCAGCCTTTACAGCGCGGCGGCCAACGTCGAGCAGGCTGCGGAGCAGGCCGATCGTTTGCTCGCCGAGTTGCCGCCCATCGACGTGCTGGTGCTGGGCATGGGCGATGACGGTCACACCGCGTCGCTGTTCCCGGACAGTCCGAACCTGGCTGAAGCCCTGCAAGTCGATGGCACTCGCCGCTGCTGGCCGATGCTGGCGCCGAGCGTACCGCGTCAACGCCTGACCATGAGCCGGGCGCTGCTGGCTTCGGCGAAGCACAAGATTCTGTCGATTTCCGGTCAGTCGAAACTGACCACCCTGAATGCCGCAGTGGCATCCAACGACGTCGCCGCCATGCCGGTTCGCGCGTTTCTGCAACCTACGTTAGATATTTACTGGTGCCCATGA
- the zwf gene encoding glucose-6-phosphate dehydrogenase, which yields MPSITVEPCTFALFGALGDLALRKLFPALYHLDGAGLLHEDTRIIALAREAGTEQQHLAFIAAELRRYVGKELDEAVAERFLARLTYLHVDFLKAEDYVALAELAGNTQRMIAYFATPAAVYGAICENLANVGLAENTRVVLEKPIGSDLESSRKVNDAVAQFFPENRTYRIDHYLGKETVQNLIALRFANSLFETQWNQNYISHVEITVAEKVGIEGRWGYFDKAGQLRDMIQNHLLQLLCLIAMDPPADLSADSIRDEKVKVLKALAPISPEGLTTQVVRGQYIAGHSEGKSVPGYLEEPNSNAQSDTETFVALRADIRNWRWAGVPFYLRTGKRMPQKLSQIVIHFKEPSHYIFAPEQRLQISNKLIIRLQPDEGISLRVMTKEQGLDKGMQLRSGPLQLNFSDTWRSARIPDAYERLLLEVMNGNQNLFVRKDEIEAAWKWCDQLIAGWKKSGDAPKPYAAGSWGPMSSIALITRDGRSWYGDI from the coding sequence ATGCCTTCGATTACGGTTGAACCGTGCACCTTCGCCTTGTTCGGCGCCTTGGGCGATCTGGCCCTGCGCAAGCTGTTTCCTGCCCTTTATCACCTTGACGGCGCCGGCCTGCTGCACGAGGACACGCGCATTATCGCACTGGCCCGTGAGGCGGGTACCGAGCAGCAGCACCTGGCGTTCATCGCCGCCGAGCTGCGCCGTTATGTGGGCAAAGAGCTGGACGAGGCCGTGGCCGAGCGCTTTCTGGCGCGCCTGACCTACCTGCACGTCGACTTCCTCAAGGCTGAAGATTACGTGGCGCTGGCAGAATTGGCCGGCAACACACAACGCATGATTGCCTACTTCGCCACTCCGGCGGCGGTGTATGGCGCGATCTGCGAGAACCTCGCGAATGTCGGTCTGGCAGAAAACACCCGCGTGGTACTGGAAAAACCGATCGGTTCGGACCTGGAATCCTCGCGCAAGGTCAACGACGCCGTGGCGCAATTCTTCCCGGAGAACCGCACCTACCGCATCGACCACTACCTGGGCAAAGAGACCGTCCAGAACCTGATCGCCCTGCGTTTCGCCAACAGCCTGTTCGAAACTCAGTGGAACCAGAACTACATCTCCCACGTGGAAATCACCGTGGCCGAGAAGGTCGGTATCGAAGGCCGCTGGGGCTACTTCGACAAGGCCGGTCAGCTGCGGGACATGATTCAGAACCACCTGCTGCAACTGCTCTGCCTGATCGCCATGGATCCGCCGGCCGACCTGTCCGCCGACAGCATCCGCGACGAAAAGGTCAAGGTGCTCAAGGCCCTGGCGCCGATCAGTCCGGAAGGACTGACCACCCAAGTGGTGCGCGGCCAGTACATCGCCGGGCACAGCGAGGGCAAGTCCGTGCCGGGCTACCTCGAAGAACCGAATTCCAACGCCCAGAGCGACACTGAAACCTTCGTCGCCCTGCGTGCCGACATCCGCAACTGGCGCTGGGCCGGCGTGCCGTTCTACCTGCGTACCGGCAAGCGCATGCCGCAGAAACTGTCGCAGATCGTCATCCACTTCAAGGAACCGTCGCACTATATCTTTGCCCCCGAGCAGCGCCTGCAGATCAGCAACAAACTGATCATCCGCCTGCAGCCGGACGAAGGCATTTCCTTGCGCGTGATGACCAAGGAGCAAGGCCTGGACAAGGGCATGCAACTGCGCAGCGGCCCGCTGCAACTGAATTTTTCCGACACCTGGCGCAGCGCTCGGATCCCCGATGCCTACGAGCGGTTGTTGCTGGAAGTGATGAACGGCAATCAGAACCTGTTTGTCCGTAAAGATGAAATTGAAGCCGCGTGGAAATGGTGTGACCAGCTGATCGCCGGGTGGAAAAAATCCGGTGACGCGCCCAAGCCGTATGCGGCCGGGTCGTGGGGGCCGATGAGCTCTATTGCATTGATCACGCGGGACGGGAGGTCGTGGTATGGCGATATCTGA